The following are from one region of the Salvia hispanica cultivar TCC Black 2014 chromosome 1, UniMelb_Shisp_WGS_1.0, whole genome shotgun sequence genome:
- the LOC125222359 gene encoding folylpolyglutamate synthase-like isoform X1, whose translation MIKSVKITYNAFRGSNCITDNPIFPHPPPIHQPPLCISSPFSSSASHQHTLSIYTHKYVYQSNISASVNRTIFRFSSREAFLRIEAMSKDGNGSVDTMPSPYDEAMEALSSLITKRSRADKNNNGDRFDILFDYIKMLELEEPIKHMKVIHVAGTKGKGSTCTFAESIMRNCGFQTGLFTSPHLIDVRERFRLNGSDICEEKFLEYFWWCWDRLKERTSNEVPMPTYFRFLALLAFKIFAAEQVDVVILEVGLGGKFDATNVVENPVVCGIASLGYDHMEILGNTLGQIAGEKAGIFKSGIPAFTVPQPEEAMTVLVQKAAELGVNLQVADPLDPSLLSDVHLGLEGEHQYLNAGLAVALCSTWLQREGHVGINYLNQNTSLPEEFIRGLATASLQGRAQIVPDHLIESESPGDLVFYLDGAHSPESMDVCAKWFCLATKEDHNPSYNQSYNIAKGSLESGNSAPLRKYPTQILLFNCMSVRDPQLLLPRLINACTSHGVHFKKALFVPNTSVYYKVGTALPAADAQVDLSWQLTLQRLWETLIVGEKGRDPKNTELTCEAGNNDAEKGCHNSENSTVFTSLPQAINWLRDSVRKNQSVRFQVLVTGSLHLVGDALRLIKK comes from the exons ATGATTAAAAGCgttaaaataacatataacGCTTTCCGTGGGTCCAATTGTATAACAGACAACCCAATCTTTCCTCATCCTCCTCCCATTCACCAACCGCCACTCTGCATCTCTTCACCTTTTAGCTCCTCAGCTTCTCACCAACACACTCTCTctatatacacacacaaataCGTATATCAATCAAACATCTCTGCTTCGGTGAATCGTACTATCTTCCGATTTTCAAGCAGGGAAGCATTCCTTCGGATAGAAGCGATGTCGAAAG ATGGAAATGGATCAGTAGACACTATGCCGTCTCCATACGACGAGGCGATGGAGGCTCTGTCTTCACTGATAACGAAGCGCAGCCGTGCAGATAAAAATAACAATGGGGATCGGTTTGACATATTGTTTGATTACATTAAG ATGCTTGAACTAGAGGAGCCAATAAAACATATGAAGGTTATTCATGTGGCGGGCACCAAAGGCAAG GGGTCAACTTGCACTTTCGCAGAATCTATTATGCGTAACTGTGGCTTCCAAACTGGGCTTTTCACATCTCCTCACCTTATTGATGTTCGAGAAAGATTTAGGCTGAATGG TTCAGATATTTGTGAAGAGAAGTTTCTGGAATACTTTTGGTGGTGTTGGGATCGACTAAAG GAAAGAACGTCCAATGAGGTACCCATGCCGACTTATTTCCGTTTCCTCGCCTTGCTCGCCTTTAAGATATTTGCAGCTGAGCAG GTTGATGTTGTCATTTTGGAAGTTGGTTTAGGTGGAAAATTTGATGCTACAAATGTG GTTGAAAATCCAGTCGTCTGTGGCATAGCATCCCTAGGGTATGACCACATGGAAATTCTTG GAAATACACTTGGACAAATTGCTGGGGAAAAGGCTGGAATCTTCAAG AGTGGTATTCCAGCCTTTACCGTACCACAACCCGAAGAAGCAATGACTGTTCTTGTGCAGAAAGCCGCAGAGCTCGGT GTAAATCTTCAAGTAGCTGATCCTCTAGATCCTAGCCTACTGAGTGATGTGCATCTTGGGCTTGAGGGTGAGCACCAATACTTAAATGCAGGACTTGCAGTTGCATTATGCTCAACTTGGCTTCAGAGAGAAGGTCATGTTGGAATCAATTACTTAAACCAGAAT ACCTCTCTCCCAGAGGAATTCATTAGAGGACTTGCGACTGCCTCTTTGCAAGGACGTGCTCAAATTGTCCCTGACCATCTTATTGAGAGTGAGAGCCCAGGAGATCTTGTCTTCTATTTGGATGGTGCCCACAGCCCTGAAAGTATGGACGTATGTGCAAAATGGTTTTGTCTAGCAACCAAAGAAGATCATAACCCTTCATATAACCAGTCTTACAATATCGCTAAAGGATCACTTGAATCAGGGAACAGTGCACCACTCAGAAAGTATCCTACTCAG ATTCTGTTGTTCAATTGTATGTCTGTGAGAGACCCTCAGTTGCTTCTTCCACGCTTGATAAATGCCTGCACTAGTCATG GAGTCCACTTCAAGAAGGCCTTATTTGTTCCAAACACGTCAGTGTATTACAAGGTGGGCACTGCTTTACCTGCTGCTGATGCTCAAGTTGATTTATCGTGGCAGCTAACACTTCAAAGATTATGGGAAACTCTCATTGTTGGGGAAAAAG GTAGAGATCCCAAAAACACGGAATTAACGTGTGAAGCTGGCAATAACGATGCTGAGAAAGGTTGTCATAACTCTGAGAACAGCACAGTGTTTACATCTCTTCCTCAAGCAATCAATTGGCTCAGGGACAGCGTCCGAAAAAATCAATCTGTTCGTTTCCAG GTCCTGGTGACGGGCTCGTTACATTTAGTAGGCGACGCGTTGCGATTAATCAAGAAGTAA
- the LOC125222359 gene encoding folylpolyglutamate synthase-like isoform X2, translated as MDICEEKFLEYFWWCWDRLKERTSNEVPMPTYFRFLALLAFKIFAAEQVDVVILEVGLGGKFDATNVVENPVVCGIASLGYDHMEILGNTLGQIAGEKAGIFKSGIPAFTVPQPEEAMTVLVQKAAELGVNLQVADPLDPSLLSDVHLGLEGEHQYLNAGLAVALCSTWLQREGHVGINYLNQNTSLPEEFIRGLATASLQGRAQIVPDHLIESESPGDLVFYLDGAHSPESMDVCAKWFCLATKEDHNPSYNQSYNIAKGSLESGNSAPLRKYPTQILLFNCMSVRDPQLLLPRLINACTSHGVHFKKALFVPNTSVYYKVGTALPAADAQVDLSWQLTLQRLWETLIVGEKGRDPKNTELTCEAGNNDAEKGCHNSENSTVFTSLPQAINWLRDSVRKNQSVRFQVLVTGSLHLVGDALRLIKK; from the exons ATGG ATATTTGTGAAGAGAAGTTTCTGGAATACTTTTGGTGGTGTTGGGATCGACTAAAG GAAAGAACGTCCAATGAGGTACCCATGCCGACTTATTTCCGTTTCCTCGCCTTGCTCGCCTTTAAGATATTTGCAGCTGAGCAG GTTGATGTTGTCATTTTGGAAGTTGGTTTAGGTGGAAAATTTGATGCTACAAATGTG GTTGAAAATCCAGTCGTCTGTGGCATAGCATCCCTAGGGTATGACCACATGGAAATTCTTG GAAATACACTTGGACAAATTGCTGGGGAAAAGGCTGGAATCTTCAAG AGTGGTATTCCAGCCTTTACCGTACCACAACCCGAAGAAGCAATGACTGTTCTTGTGCAGAAAGCCGCAGAGCTCGGT GTAAATCTTCAAGTAGCTGATCCTCTAGATCCTAGCCTACTGAGTGATGTGCATCTTGGGCTTGAGGGTGAGCACCAATACTTAAATGCAGGACTTGCAGTTGCATTATGCTCAACTTGGCTTCAGAGAGAAGGTCATGTTGGAATCAATTACTTAAACCAGAAT ACCTCTCTCCCAGAGGAATTCATTAGAGGACTTGCGACTGCCTCTTTGCAAGGACGTGCTCAAATTGTCCCTGACCATCTTATTGAGAGTGAGAGCCCAGGAGATCTTGTCTTCTATTTGGATGGTGCCCACAGCCCTGAAAGTATGGACGTATGTGCAAAATGGTTTTGTCTAGCAACCAAAGAAGATCATAACCCTTCATATAACCAGTCTTACAATATCGCTAAAGGATCACTTGAATCAGGGAACAGTGCACCACTCAGAAAGTATCCTACTCAG ATTCTGTTGTTCAATTGTATGTCTGTGAGAGACCCTCAGTTGCTTCTTCCACGCTTGATAAATGCCTGCACTAGTCATG GAGTCCACTTCAAGAAGGCCTTATTTGTTCCAAACACGTCAGTGTATTACAAGGTGGGCACTGCTTTACCTGCTGCTGATGCTCAAGTTGATTTATCGTGGCAGCTAACACTTCAAAGATTATGGGAAACTCTCATTGTTGGGGAAAAAG GTAGAGATCCCAAAAACACGGAATTAACGTGTGAAGCTGGCAATAACGATGCTGAGAAAGGTTGTCATAACTCTGAGAACAGCACAGTGTTTACATCTCTTCCTCAAGCAATCAATTGGCTCAGGGACAGCGTCCGAAAAAATCAATCTGTTCGTTTCCAG GTCCTGGTGACGGGCTCGTTACATTTAGTAGGCGACGCGTTGCGATTAATCAAGAAGTAA
- the LOC125201505 gene encoding GDSL esterase/lipase At2g40250-like, giving the protein MEKNGHLPLLFFLLLLSITIIPAAATRPTAIYAFGDSILDSGNNNKLVTICRANHKPYGIDFPGQSHTGRFSNGKLPGDMLASAFRIKDLLPAYADSSLDVDDLATGVSFASACSGLHDLTAAEVGVLNLDKQFKNFEQAFVKMEEEFGLEKTTATVKRALFVVSAGSSDMIDNYYLLPTTRAQYSLPAYHDMLLKNLDTFVKKLYNAGAKNIAIIGLPPLGCLPMDTTVFPPPLPSSTPSEKSGNLTGELFRRECKAKHNADAKEYNAKLEVRIKRMMVAMPTLKVIYMDLFTPMMDMIDTPSKFGFKTTLKGCCGSGTKELGPLCNVASIACNAHSEYVFWDSVNPSEAAYRALTNNFKARPLRRLYPNSG; this is encoded by the exons ATGGAGAAGAATGGCCATCTccctcttctcttcttcctcctcctcctctccatCACAATCATTCCGGCCGCCGCCACCCGGCCAACAGCCATATACGCCTTCGGCGACTCCATCCTCGACTCCGGCAACAACAACAAGCTCGTCACCATCTGCCGCGCCAATCACAAACCCTACGGAATCGACTTCCCCGGCCAGAGCCACACCGGAAGGTTCAGCAACGGCAAGCTCCCCGGAGACATGCTCGCCTCCGCTTTCCGCATCAAGGACCTCTTGCCGGCCTACGCCGACTCAAGCCTCGACGTCGACGACCTCGCCACCGGCGTCAGCTTCGCGTCCGCGTGCTCCGGCCTCCACGACCTGACAGCTGCGGAGGTCGGCGTCCTCAACTTGGACAAAcagttcaaaaattttgaacaGGCGTTTGTGAAAATGGAGGAGGAATTCGGGCTCGAAAAGACGACGGCGACGGTGAAGAGGGCGTTGTTTGTGGTCTCGGCTGGATCAAGTGACATGATTGACAATTACTATTTGTTGCCAACCACTAGGGCTCAGTACTCCCTACCTGCCTACCATGACATGCTTCTCAAAAACCTAGACACTTTTGTtaaa AAATTGTACAATGCTGGTGCCAAAAATATAGCTATCATTGGGCTTCCGCCGCTAGGGTGTCTACCGATGGACACCACCGTCTTTCCACCGCCCTTGCCCTCGTCCACGCCGTCAGAGAAAAGTGGAAATTTGACAGGTGAACTTTTCAGGCGCGAGTGCAAAGCGAAGCACAACGCGGACGCAAAGGAATACAACGCGAAGCTCGAGGTTCGAATAAAAAGGATGATGGTGGCAATGCCAACACTCAAGGTTATTTATATGGATCTCTTCACTCCTATGATGGATATGATTGACACGCCTAGTAAATTTG GGTTCAAGACTACACTAAAGGGATGTTGTGGAAGTGGTACGAAGGAGTTGGGGCCACTTTGCAATGTAGCATCCATTGCATGTAATGCTCATTCGGAGTATGTATTTTGGGATTCAGTTAATCCATCAGAAGCTGCTTACAGAGCTCTTACAAACAATTTCAAGGCCAGACCACTTCGTCGTCTATACCCTAATTCTGGTTAA